The segment CTTAAGCTGGTGAAAGTGCCTGAATTAGCCGAAGATATTGTGCAGGAAGTCTTCATTAAGATCTGGCAAATCAGGGAACGCATTAATCCTCAACAATCATTTCCCGCCTTTTTATATAAGATAAGCCGCAACAAAGCCTTTGCGCTATTGAAGAAAATTGCCACCGATGATACGCTGCGCAGCACTGTTATGGCTGAGCTTGGCAGTAATGCAGAATCTGCCGAAAACCGTTTACTCTGGCAACAGTACCAGACCTTGCTGAACCATGCAGTGGAGCAATTACCTGTTCAGCGAAAGAAAGTGTTTAAACTATGCCGGCAGGAAGGTATGAGTTACGAGGAAGTGGCGGCAGAACTGGGCATTTCCCGAAATACGGTTAAGGAACACATGGTGATGGCGATGAAGAACATCCGGGAGTATTTTTCGCAACACGGGGATATGTCGTTACTCTTTCTATTCCTGCTGACACAGAAGCCCTGAAAAATTTTTATTTTTCTTTTTTTTAACCCACCCTTTTTTTTAATTCAACGATATATACTAGGAAGCGAGCTGCTTTTTTGCCATTATGAATAAAGAAACCGGATATTACCAACGTTTAATTAAACGCTATATCGATAACAACTGCACTCCGCAGGAAGCAACTGAGTTATTCGATTATTTGCAGCAATCTTCTTCTAATCGTGTGCTGTTACAGGAAATGAAAGACCTGTACAATGCCGGAGCAGGCGATATCCAAACAATTACAAAAGCAGAGTGGAGTCAACGTGTTCGCAACGAGTTACTGCAGCATATTCAAACAGAAACAACCGTTATTCCTCTCTATAAACGCTGGTTACCGCAGGTTGCTGCCGCAGCGATCATTCTTATTGGTGCCACCATTTTCTTTCAATATTTCAATAAGTCTTCTGCAACGAATGATACAGTTGCTGTAAAACCTATTACTACTGCTCCTGCAAAGGAAGTGTTGCCGGGAACCGATAAAGCCATTCTTACATTGGCCGATGGTACAGTGATTGTGCTCGACAGTGCAAAAACAGGCAGTATTGCCGCACAAGGCGGTACTGTGTTGAAAAATAAAAACGGATTAATCGTGTATGATGCTTCAAGTAATGCAGCATCAACAGGCGAAATTGCTTTCAATACTATTTCAACACCCAAAGGTGGTCAGTACCAGGTGGTGCTGCCCGATGGAAGTAAAGCATGGCTCAACGCTGCTTCTTCACTTCGTTTCCCAACTGCATTCACTGGCTCAACACGTACTGTTGAATTAACCGGTGAAGGTTATTTTGAAATTGCGAAGAATGAAAAAATGCCGTTTCATGTAAAAGCAAATAACGTAGATGTAGAAGTGTTAGGCACACACTTTAATATCATGGCTTATGGAAACGAAGCTGCCACACGCACAACATTATTAGAAGGATCTGTGAAACTAAACAGCGGTTCATCTTCCGGTTATTTAAAACCGGGACAGCAGGCTGATGTCAATTCAACAGGAGTCATGAAAGTTGGACCCGGCAATGTTGATGAAGCAGTTGCGTGGAAAAACGGAAATTTCTATTTCGACAATACAAGTTTAACCACCATCATGCGCCAGTTTGAACGTTGGTATAATATTGATGTGAATTATGAAGGTGTAGAGAAGAAGCGTTTTTTTTCTGTTGAAATGTCGAGGAATATGAGTTTGTCGCAGGTATTGAAATTGCTGGATGCAGCAGATATACAATTCAAAATTGACCAAAATAGATTATCAGTTATTTACTAACTGCAACTCAGTATAAAAACGGGAGTGGATACATAAAAAAACCAGGAGCGGTGCAACGCCCCTGGAGAATATGCCTAGGTATTCATTCTCAATCGACCAGGATTGCTTAACAAAACCTAAACCTTACAAAAGTATGCAAAACTTTGTATGTAGTAATGCCATGCCCAGATCATGGGTCATTCCGCCAAAACTACTTCTGATTATGAAGCTGACGATTGTATTTATGATTGCTGTTGCGTTGCAGGTGAGTGCCACCGGCTATGGACAGAAGATCAACATTTCAGAACAGAATGTGCCGTTGGAGAAAATCTTCAAGCTCATTAAAAAGCAAAGCGGCTACGGTTTTTTCTATGAGAATGTACTCATTGAAAAGGCCGGGAAAGTATCCGTTAATCTTAAAAATGCAAGCATCACACAAGTGCTTGATTCCTGTTTAGCAGGTCAGGGACTTACTTACGAAATTGTTGATCGTACCATTGCAATTAAACGCAAAGACGGCAACAGTGCTCCAATACCCATACCAATTCCTCAAATAGATATTACAGGTATAGTAAAAGATGCCG is part of the Lacibacter sediminis genome and harbors:
- a CDS encoding RNA polymerase sigma factor, with the translated sequence MKFFDEIELMERLQQGDQQAFLALYDRYHSLVYNWVLKLVKVPELAEDIVQEVFIKIWQIRERINPQQSFPAFLYKISRNKAFALLKKIATDDTLRSTVMAELGSNAESAENRLLWQQYQTLLNHAVEQLPVQRKKVFKLCRQEGMSYEEVAAELGISRNTVKEHMVMAMKNIREYFSQHGDMSLLFLFLLTQKP
- a CDS encoding FecR family protein; protein product: MNKETGYYQRLIKRYIDNNCTPQEATELFDYLQQSSSNRVLLQEMKDLYNAGAGDIQTITKAEWSQRVRNELLQHIQTETTVIPLYKRWLPQVAAAAIILIGATIFFQYFNKSSATNDTVAVKPITTAPAKEVLPGTDKAILTLADGTVIVLDSAKTGSIAAQGGTVLKNKNGLIVYDASSNAASTGEIAFNTISTPKGGQYQVVLPDGSKAWLNAASSLRFPTAFTGSTRTVELTGEGYFEIAKNEKMPFHVKANNVDVEVLGTHFNIMAYGNEAATRTTLLEGSVKLNSGSSSGYLKPGQQADVNSTGVMKVGPGNVDEAVAWKNGNFYFDNTSLTTIMRQFERWYNIDVNYEGVEKKRFFSVEMSRNMSLSQVLKLLDAADIQFKIDQNRLSVIY